The Phyllopteryx taeniolatus isolate TA_2022b chromosome 14, UOR_Ptae_1.2, whole genome shotgun sequence genome has a window encoding:
- the LOC133489200 gene encoding serotransferrin-like, with product MLNTSPPPPPPPLVAGAAVLSAPTEHVRWCVKSDKEQQKCSDLATKAPVFSCVQKADSNGCIQAIHAGTADAITLDGADVYLAGLENFKLHPVIAEDYGATSDSCYYAVAVVKKGTDFGIQDLAGKRSCHTGLGKSDGWNVPIGTLIKLGVLKWGGIEDQTIEDAVVSFFSQSCAPGAEKHSKLCKGCKGDCSRSHNEPYYDYGGAFQCLVEAAGDVAFVNHLTVPDSEKANYELLCVDNTRAPIDNYKECHLARVPAHAVVTRQDPELADLIWRSVTTVQGFNLFSSAAYAPAKDLMFKDSTQKLVRLPLNTNSFLYLGAGYMSTVRSLNQEVTAAGSSAITWCSVGHSETRKCDTWSVNGMVDGENKILCQTAPSVEECLKMTNSKEADAVAVDGGEVYTAGQCGLVPAMVEQYDEAKCSMSGASSSYYAVAVVKKGSGVTWANLRGKRSCHTGFGRNTGWNIPMGKIHKETGSCEFRKFFSSGCAPGAPAGLPFCSQCAGSGKPVDDKFKCQPSSEEKYYGYAGALRCLVEGAGDVAFIKHTIVEENSDGKGPAWAAAVLSSDYELICPSKGPVPITDFESCHLAATPAHAVVTRPETRNKVVSILQEQQARFGRSGSDPGFKMFKSDPEKNLLFKDSTKCLQEVPSGSNYKSFLGPDDMDAMTSLRQCSDSTPDLEKLCMSHTCQQTN from the exons ATGCTCaacacctccccccccccccccccccccccccttgttgcAGGAGCTGCTGTGTTGTCGGCCCCCACCGAGCATGTCAGGTGGTGCGTCAAGTCGGACAAGGAGCAACAAAAGTGCTCTGACTTGGCCACCAAGGCGCCAGTGTTCTCCTGCGTGCAGAAAGCAGACTCTAACGGATGCATCCAAGCCATTCAT GCAGGAACAGCCGACGCCATCACGTTGGATGGAGCAGACGTCTACCTTGCAGGACTGGAAAACTTCAAACTCCATCCCGTAATTGCAGAAGACTATGGTGCCA CATCTGATAGCTGTTATTACGCCGTCGCCGTGGTTAAGAAGGGAACAGACTTTGGTATCCAGGACCTGGCGGGGAAGAGATCTTGCCACACTGGTTTGGGAAAATCTGATGGCTGGAACGTCCCAATTGGAACTCTGATCAAGTTGGGTGTGTTGAAGTGGGGAGGCATTGAGGACCAAACTATTGAAGATG cgGTGGTTAGCTTCTTCTCTCAGAGCTGTGCCCCCGGAGCAGaaaagcattccaaactgtgcaaAGGCTGCAAGGGAGACTGCTCACGGTCTCACAATGAACCCTACTACGACTATGGCGGTGCATTCCA GTGCCTAGTAGAAGCTGCTGGAGATGTGGCGTTTGTCAATCATCTTACTGTACCAG ACAGCGAAAAGGCCAACTATGAGCTGTTGTGTGTGGACAACACCAGAGCACCAATTGACAACTACAAAGAATGCCACCTGGCCAGGGTACCCGCCCATGCTGTGGTCACCCGCCAAGACCCGGAGCTGGCAGACTTGATCTGGCGAAGCGTCACCACAGTGCAA GGCTTCAACCTGTTCTCCTCCGCTGCATACGCACCCGCCAAGGATCTGATGTTCAAAGACTCTACACAAAAACTGGTCCGGCTGCCTCTCAACACAAATTCCTTCTTATATTTGGGCGCCGGCTACATGAGCACCGTTCGCTCTCTGAACCAAG AGGTCACTGCAGCTGGATCCAGCGCCATCACGTGGTGTTCCGTGGGCCACAGCGAGACACGGAAATGCGACACATGGAGCGTCAACGGCATGGTGGATGGTGAAAACAAAATTCTGTGTCAGACTGCCCCCAGTGTGGAAGAGTGCCTTAAGATGACAAAT AGTAAAGAGGCAGATGCAGTGGCAGTGGATGGGGGAGAGGTGTACACTGCCGGACAGTGCGGTCTGGTTCCAGCCATGGTGGAGCAGTACGATGAAG CCAAGTGCAGCATGTCTGGAG CCTCGTCGTCCTACTACGCAGTCGCCGTGGTCAAGAAGGGTTCCGGGGTGACCTGGGCCAACCTGAGGGGGAAGCGGTCCTGCCACACAGGCTTTGGCAGAAACACCGGCTGGAACATTCCCATGGGTAAAATCCACAAGGAGACCGGCAGCTGCGAGTTCA GAAAGTTCTTCAGTAGCGGCTGCGCCCCTGGAGCGCCGGCCGGCTTGCCGTTCTGCTCTCAGTGCGCAGGCAGTGGGAAACCTGTGGATGATAAATTCAAGTGCCAACCCAGTTCAGAGGAAAAGTACTACGGCTATGCTGGGGCCTTGAG atgTCTTGTTGAGGGTGCTGGTGACGTGGCCTTCATTAAACACACAATTGTTGAGGAAAACAGTGACG GTAAGGGTCCAGCATGGGCTGCAGCTGTCTTGAGCAGTGACTATGAGCTCATTTGCCCCTCCAAGGGTCCGGTACCCATCACAGACTTTGAGTCTTGCCACCTGGCAGCCACCCCGGCACATGCTGTGGTGACCCGTCCTGAGACCCGCAACAAAGTTGTCAGTATTCTCCAGGAACAGCAG GCCAGGTTCGGAAGAAGCGGCAGCGACCCcggtttcaaaatgtttaagtCTGATCCTGAGAAGAACCTCCTCTTCAAAGACTCTACCAAATGTCTCCAGGAGGTGCCAAGCGGATCAAACTATAAGAGCTTCTTAGGACCAGATGACATGGATGCCATGACCTCACTGAGGCAGTGCAGCGATTCCACTCCAG atctggagAAATTGTGCATGTCCCACACCTGTCAGCAGACAAACTAG